The following proteins are co-located in the Frigidibacter mobilis genome:
- a CDS encoding winged helix-turn-helix transcriptional regulator, translated as MPYTEDQVLETLPGVRPVLEQIAHKWAILVLTFLCEEPKRFNALKRRLDGITQKALTETLRRLERNGLVERTVTVASPIAVVYSITPLGRTLQDPLLALYDWAVDHQGDLTEAQARFDARS; from the coding sequence ATGCCCTACACAGAAGACCAGGTTCTGGAGACACTGCCGGGCGTGAGGCCGGTTCTCGAGCAGATCGCCCATAAATGGGCGATCCTGGTCCTTACCTTCCTGTGTGAGGAGCCCAAGCGCTTCAATGCGCTCAAGCGGCGGCTGGACGGGATCACCCAGAAGGCGCTGACAGAGACGCTGCGGCGTCTGGAACGCAACGGCCTGGTCGAGCGGACGGTGACCGTGGCCTCGCCGATTGCGGTTGTGTATTCCATCACCCCCCTGGGCCGTACCTTGCAGGATCCGCTCCTGGCTCTGTACGATTGGGCGGTGGACCATCAGGGCGATCTGACAGAGGCGCAGGCGCGCTTCGATGCCAGATCGTAG
- a CDS encoding peptidase encodes MTGASAERIVAAARGWIGTPYRHQASVRGGGADCLGLLRGVWREVYGDEPEPVPAYTADWSEPAREERLWAAARRHLRECPAGAAARPGEVLLFRMRAGSVAKHLGILSRAGESAAFIHAYSGHAVLESPLSDPWQRRIAARFAFPTGGS; translated from the coding sequence ATGACGGGCGCGAGTGCAGAGCGGATCGTGGCGGCGGCGCGGGGCTGGATCGGCACGCCCTATCGCCACCAGGCCTCGGTTCGGGGCGGGGGCGCGGATTGCCTTGGCCTGCTGCGGGGCGTCTGGCGCGAGGTCTACGGCGACGAGCCCGAGCCGGTGCCGGCCTATACCGCCGATTGGTCCGAGCCTGCGCGCGAGGAGCGGCTGTGGGCCGCGGCGCGGCGGCATTTGCGGGAATGCCCTGCGGGGGCGGCGGCGAGGCCGGGCGAGGTCCTGCTGTTCCGGATGCGGGCCGGGTCCGTCGCCAAGCATCTGGGGATCTTGTCGCGGGCCGGCGAGAGCGCCGCGTTCATCCACGCCTATTCGGGCCATGCGGTGCTGGAAAGCCCGCTTTCGGACCCCTGGCAGCGCCGGATCGCGGCGCGCTTTGCTTTTCCCACGGGAGGGTCGTGA
- a CDS encoding baseplate multidomain protein megatron: MATILFAAAGAALGAGFGGTILGLSGAVIGRAVGATLGRVIDQRLMGAGSSSVETGRIDRFRLTGASEGAPLGVVWGRMRVGGQVIWASPFIETKKKDEVGGKGAPSTTVTSYSYSVSLAIAVGEGEITCIGRIWADGSEIAKDDVQMRVYRGSEDQLPDPKIEAVEGAGLAPAYRGTAYVVFENLALAPFGNRVPQFSFEVIRPAQGPAIGEVVEDLTRGVRAVAMIPGTGEYALATRPVHYCKGPGVGESANVNTASGRTDFLTSLDALGNELPNCGSVSLVVSWFGDDLRCAQCKLRPKVEQKAFDGADYPWRVNGLARSSALAVPRIGGRPVYGGTPADASVIEAIRAMKAAGKQVVFYPFILMEQLAGNGRTDPWSGAEDQPALPWRGRITLSAAPGTEGTPDRSALAGEQVAAFFGQAGAGDFSTSAVLGPLGTEPGNPPTISYHGPEEWSYRRFILHYAWLCKAAGGVNGFCIGSEMRGLTQIRGAGDSFPAVEQLRQLAGEVRAILGEQTKIGYAADWSEYAGYDAGEGNRYFHLDRLWADEAVDFIGIDNYMPVSDWRDGTDHADAGWGAIYNLDYLKANIAGGEGYDWYYAHAEHRDAQIRTPITDGDYGEPWVWRVKDIRGWWENAHHERIGGVRQAVPTGWVPRSKPIWFTEMGCAAIDKGGNQPNKFLDPRSSESDLPYYSNGRRDDLMQMQYLRAMRDFWTDPAKNPDSDLYGGPMVDMDRAHVWAWDARPYPQFPNDVALWTDGDNWTRGHWISGRTTAQPLGNVVAEICGRSGQTLIDVSELYGGVRGYVTSDSGSARSALQPLMLAYGFDAIERDGMLRFRMRRGVAKATVRPETLARGAEAGRAAVELTRASQADLAERIRLTFVEAQGDFETRAVEAILPDAESRVIAETEFPLALTSAEAQGITERWLAEVRVARDGVRLSLPPSQTWLGAGDVLRLEAEDGREQGLYRIDRVEVAGAAEIEAVRVEPGVYRASDEAEERVAPKPFAAPLPVFPQFLDLPLLTGGEVPHAPHLAVTATPWPGTVAVYSSASDAGYELNTLISMRAVIGVTLTPLPRAAPDSWDLGAPLRVQVFGGTLSSADEDAVLNGANSFAIGSGASAGWEVLQCQRAVLVGDGVYELDLRLRGQLGTDADMPDEWPVGSYLVRLDSALQQVTLNASARGLARHYRIGSAVRGYDDPSYVHLVEAFGGIGLRPYSPCHLAWTPDGAGGGMLSWIRRTRIEGDSWVSVEVPLGETREAYVVRVVVAGQIQREETVSAPQWSYTAAQRTADDASDGFEIHVAQLSDAFGPGPFEGIEIND, encoded by the coding sequence ATGGCCACCATTCTGTTTGCGGCTGCCGGTGCGGCCCTTGGTGCGGGGTTCGGCGGGACCATCCTTGGCCTGTCGGGGGCCGTGATCGGCCGCGCCGTGGGCGCCACCCTTGGCCGGGTGATCGACCAGAGGCTGATGGGGGCGGGGTCGAGCTCGGTCGAGACCGGGCGCATCGACCGCTTCCGGCTCACGGGTGCCAGCGAGGGCGCGCCGTTGGGCGTGGTCTGGGGCCGGATGCGGGTGGGCGGGCAGGTGATCTGGGCCTCGCCCTTCATCGAGACCAAGAAGAAGGATGAGGTGGGTGGCAAGGGTGCGCCAAGCACGACCGTCACCAGCTACAGCTATTCTGTCAGCCTGGCGATTGCGGTGGGCGAGGGCGAGATCACCTGCATCGGGCGGATCTGGGCGGATGGCAGCGAGATTGCGAAGGATGATGTGCAGATGCGCGTCTACCGGGGCAGCGAGGATCAGCTGCCGGACCCGAAGATCGAGGCGGTGGAGGGCGCGGGGCTGGCGCCGGCCTATCGCGGGACGGCCTATGTTGTGTTCGAGAACCTGGCCCTTGCGCCCTTCGGGAACCGGGTGCCGCAATTCTCGTTCGAGGTGATCCGGCCGGCGCAGGGGCCGGCGATTGGCGAGGTGGTGGAGGACCTGACCCGCGGCGTGAGGGCCGTGGCGATGATTCCGGGGACAGGCGAATATGCGCTGGCGACGCGGCCGGTGCATTACTGCAAGGGCCCCGGGGTGGGCGAGAGCGCCAATGTGAACACGGCAAGTGGCAGGACCGACTTCCTGACCTCGCTGGATGCGCTCGGCAACGAGTTGCCCAATTGCGGGTCGGTGTCGCTGGTGGTGTCGTGGTTCGGGGACGACCTGCGCTGCGCGCAGTGCAAGTTGCGGCCGAAGGTGGAGCAGAAGGCATTCGACGGCGCGGACTATCCCTGGCGCGTCAATGGCCTGGCGCGGAGCAGCGCGCTGGCGGTGCCGCGGATCGGGGGGCGGCCGGTCTATGGCGGCACCCCGGCCGATGCCTCGGTGATCGAGGCGATCCGGGCGATGAAGGCGGCGGGCAAGCAGGTGGTGTTCTACCCGTTCATCCTGATGGAGCAGCTGGCGGGCAACGGGCGCACCGACCCCTGGAGCGGAGCGGAAGATCAGCCGGCTCTGCCCTGGCGCGGGCGCATCACGCTGTCGGCGGCGCCGGGGACCGAGGGAACGCCCGACCGCAGTGCGCTGGCGGGGGAACAGGTTGCTGCATTCTTCGGGCAGGCCGGGGCGGGAGATTTTTCCACTTCGGCCGTGCTGGGACCACTGGGAACCGAACCGGGGAATCCGCCGACGATTTCCTACCACGGGCCGGAGGAATGGTCCTACCGGCGGTTCATCCTGCACTATGCTTGGCTATGCAAGGCTGCGGGCGGGGTGAACGGGTTCTGCATTGGCTCAGAGATGCGCGGGCTGACGCAGATCCGCGGTGCCGGTGACAGTTTCCCCGCGGTGGAGCAGCTGCGGCAGCTGGCGGGGGAGGTGCGGGCGATCCTGGGAGAGCAGACCAAGATCGGCTATGCGGCCGACTGGAGCGAATATGCGGGATACGATGCGGGCGAGGGCAATCGCTATTTCCACCTCGACCGGCTTTGGGCTGACGAGGCCGTCGATTTCATCGGCATCGACAATTACATGCCGGTGTCGGACTGGCGGGACGGAACCGACCATGCAGACGCTGGCTGGGGGGCGATCTACAACCTTGACTACCTGAAGGCCAATATAGCGGGCGGCGAGGGCTATGACTGGTACTATGCCCATGCCGAGCACCGCGACGCGCAGATCCGTACCCCGATCACCGACGGGGACTATGGCGAGCCCTGGGTGTGGCGGGTGAAGGATATCCGCGGCTGGTGGGAAAATGCGCATCACGAGCGCATCGGCGGCGTGCGGCAGGCGGTACCGACCGGTTGGGTGCCGCGCTCGAAGCCGATCTGGTTCACCGAGATGGGCTGCGCCGCGATCGACAAGGGCGGCAACCAGCCCAACAAGTTCCTGGACCCGCGGTCGTCGGAATCGGATTTGCCGTATTATTCCAACGGGCGCCGCGATGACCTCATGCAGATGCAGTATCTGCGGGCGATGCGCGATTTCTGGACCGATCCGGCGAAGAACCCGGATTCCGACCTGTATGGCGGGCCGATGGTGGATATGGACCGGGCGCATGTCTGGGCCTGGGATGCGCGACCCTACCCGCAGTTTCCCAATGATGTGGCGCTCTGGACGGATGGCGATAACTGGACTCGTGGGCACTGGATCAGCGGGCGAACGACCGCGCAGCCGCTCGGCAATGTGGTGGCCGAGATCTGCGGGCGGTCGGGGCAGACGCTGATTGACGTGTCTGAGCTTTACGGGGGGGTGCGTGGCTATGTCACCTCGGACAGCGGCAGTGCGCGCTCGGCACTGCAGCCGCTGATGCTGGCTTATGGGTTCGATGCCATCGAACGCGACGGCATGCTGCGGTTCCGCATGCGGCGCGGCGTGGCCAAGGCTACGGTGCGGCCGGAAACGTTGGCGCGCGGCGCCGAGGCGGGGCGCGCGGCGGTGGAGTTGACGCGCGCCTCTCAGGCAGATCTGGCAGAGCGGATCCGGCTGACCTTTGTGGAAGCCCAGGGCGATTTCGAGACGCGGGCTGTCGAGGCTATCTTGCCCGATGCCGAGTCGCGCGTCATCGCGGAGACCGAGTTCCCGTTGGCGCTCACCTCCGCCGAGGCTCAGGGCATCACCGAGCGCTGGCTGGCCGAGGTGCGGGTGGCCAGGGATGGGGTGCGCCTGTCACTGCCGCCGTCCCAGACCTGGCTCGGGGCGGGGGACGTGCTGCGGCTGGAGGCGGAGGACGGGCGCGAGCAGGGGCTTTACCGCATCGACCGGGTCGAGGTCGCGGGGGCGGCGGAGATCGAGGCGGTGCGCGTGGAGCCGGGGGTTTATAGGGCGTCTGACGAGGCGGAGGAGCGTGTTGCACCCAAGCCCTTTGCGGCGCCATTGCCGGTGTTCCCTCAGTTTCTGGACTTGCCGCTGCTGACCGGGGGGGAAGTGCCCCATGCGCCGCATCTGGCCGTGACGGCGACACCCTGGCCGGGAACGGTGGCGGTCTACTCCTCGGCCAGCGATGCGGGCTATGAGCTGAACACGCTGATTTCCATGCGTGCCGTGATCGGCGTGACGCTGACGCCCTTGCCGCGGGCGGCGCCGGATAGCTGGGATCTGGGAGCGCCGCTGCGCGTGCAGGTTTTCGGTGGCACGCTTTCGTCGGCGGATGAGGACGCTGTCCTGAACGGTGCCAACAGCTTTGCAATCGGGTCCGGTGCCTCTGCGGGGTGGGAGGTGCTGCAATGCCAGCGCGCAGTGCTGGTGGGCGATGGGGTCTACGAGCTTGACCTGCGGCTGCGGGGCCAGCTTGGAACAGATGCCGACATGCCTGACGAATGGCCGGTCGGCAGCTACCTCGTGCGCCTCGACAGTGCGTTGCAGCAGGTCACGCTGAACGCCTCGGCCCGCGGGTTGGCTCGGCACTACCGGATCGGCTCCGCCGTGCGGGGATATGACGATCCGTCCTATGTGCATCTGGTGGAGGCATTCGGCGGGATCGGACTGCGGCCCTATTCGCCGTGCCATCTGGCGTGGACGCCGGATGGTGCTGGCGGCGGAATGCTGAGCTGGATCCGCCGGACCCGGATCGAGGGCGATAGCTGGGTTTCGGTGGAAGTGCCGCTTGGCGAGACGCGCGAGGCCTATGTGGTGCGGGTGGTCGTGGCCGGACAGATCCAACGCGAAGAGACGGTGAGCGCGCCGCAGTGGAGCTATACGGCGGCGCAACGGACGGCCGACGATGCGTCGGACGGTTTTGAGATTCATGTGGCACAACTGTCCGATGCGTTCGGACCTGGCCCGTTCGAGGGGATCGAGATCAATGACTGA
- the mltG gene encoding endolytic transglycosylase MltG — protein sequence MWRSLASNFLTLAIVILVAAGGVVAWGQRQFTQPGPLAQAICLRVDQGASLRRVSDDLEAQGAITSGYVFRVGADYTDRANQLKFGSYLIAPHASMTEIVDVITKGGQSTCGTEINYRIGVLVAEVLVRELDPETNRYVEVAKFDPATTAAPEAYVDIAETADVRFRVTLAEGATSWQVVEALKRAEFLQGELGAVPAEGTLAPDSYEVTRGTGRQTVLDEMARRQAATLAELWANRVDGLPYDTPEEALVMASLIEKETGVPTERRRVASVFVNRLRQGMRLQTDPAVIYGITNGQGPLGRGLRQSELRRETPFNTYVIDGLPPSPIANPGRESIAAALDPEQSDYLYFVADGTGGHAFGRTLAEHNQNVARWREIERQQGTQAVPQTVQPAEAPPAN from the coding sequence ATGTGGCGGTCCCTCGCGTCCAACTTCCTGACGCTGGCCATCGTGATCCTGGTCGCGGCGGGCGGGGTCGTGGCCTGGGGGCAGCGGCAGTTCACGCAGCCCGGGCCGCTGGCGCAGGCGATTTGCCTGCGCGTCGACCAGGGGGCGAGCCTGCGCCGCGTGTCGGACGATCTTGAGGCGCAGGGCGCGATCACCTCGGGCTATGTGTTCCGGGTGGGCGCGGATTACACCGACCGCGCCAATCAACTGAAGTTCGGCTCCTACCTGATTGCCCCCCATGCCTCGATGACCGAGATCGTCGATGTGATTACCAAGGGCGGGCAATCGACCTGCGGGACCGAGATCAACTACCGGATCGGGGTGCTGGTCGCCGAGGTTCTGGTGCGCGAGCTGGACCCGGAGACGAACCGCTACGTGGAAGTGGCGAAGTTCGATCCGGCCACGACCGCTGCCCCGGAAGCCTATGTGGACATTGCCGAAACTGCCGATGTGCGGTTCCGGGTGACGCTGGCGGAAGGCGCGACGAGCTGGCAGGTGGTCGAGGCGCTGAAGCGGGCGGAGTTCCTGCAGGGCGAACTGGGCGCGGTGCCGGCGGAGGGAACGCTGGCGCCCGACAGCTATGAGGTGACGCGGGGCACCGGGCGGCAGACCGTGCTCGATGAGATGGCGCGGCGCCAGGCGGCGACGCTGGCGGAGCTGTGGGCGAACCGGGTGGACGGGCTGCCCTATGACACGCCGGAAGAGGCGCTGGTCATGGCCTCCTTGATCGAGAAGGAAACCGGGGTTCCGACCGAGCGGCGGCGGGTGGCGAGCGTGTTCGTGAACCGGCTGCGGCAGGGAATGCGGCTGCAGACGGACCCGGCGGTGATTTACGGAATTACCAATGGCCAAGGGCCCCTGGGCCGCGGGCTGCGGCAGAGCGAGCTGCGCCGCGAGACGCCGTTCAACACCTATGTGATCGACGGGTTGCCGCCGTCGCCGATTGCCAATCCGGGGCGCGAGTCGATTGCCGCGGCGCTGGACCCGGAACAGTCGGACTACCTCTACTTCGTCGCCGATGGCACCGGCGGGCACGCCTTCGGGCGGACGCTGGCCGAGCATAACCAGAACGTGGCGCGCTGGCGCGAGATCGAGCGGCAGCAGGGGACGCAGGCGGTGCCGCAGACGGTGCAGCCGGCGGAGGCTCCGCCCGCCAATTGA
- a CDS encoding arginase family protein yields MATLGKMFGAGTTDTFMGLPRGDLASFTGGAAILGAGACTSYPSVGAYCAGGPAAIRAGGAQYAANLGHMNFDLGGPVLPEGAAAVDLGDLPQVDGDGPGNRARIRAAVAQVLARGGVPLLLGGDDSVPIPMIEAFAAGAEANGRKVTLLQIDAHVDWRQEVEGEPLGLSSTMRRASEMAHVERIVQVGQRGIGSARPGDVADAQAWGVTFVPAREVAREGLARALAAIPEGGEIIVCLDCDALDPGIMPGVIGRTAGGLGYWDVVELIAGAAARGRIVAFDMVEFMPERDIDGQGALVAAQLLAAVLGIVARQGQA; encoded by the coding sequence ATGGCGACACTCGGCAAGATGTTCGGCGCGGGGACGACTGACACCTTCATGGGCCTGCCCAGGGGCGACCTCGCCAGCTTCACCGGCGGCGCCGCGATCCTGGGGGCGGGGGCCTGCACCTCCTATCCCAGCGTCGGGGCCTATTGCGCGGGCGGGCCGGCGGCGATCCGCGCGGGCGGGGCGCAATATGCGGCGAATCTCGGCCATATGAATTTCGACCTGGGCGGCCCGGTGCTGCCCGAAGGCGCGGCGGCGGTCGATCTGGGGGATCTGCCGCAGGTCGATGGCGACGGGCCGGGCAACCGCGCGCGGATCCGCGCGGCGGTGGCGCAGGTCCTGGCCAGGGGCGGGGTGCCCTTGCTGCTGGGGGGCGATGATTCCGTGCCGATCCCGATGATCGAGGCGTTTGCCGCAGGAGCGGAAGCGAATGGGCGGAAAGTCACCCTCCTGCAGATCGACGCGCATGTGGACTGGCGGCAAGAGGTGGAGGGCGAGCCGCTCGGCCTCTCCTCGACCATGCGCCGCGCCTCGGAAATGGCCCATGTGGAGCGGATCGTGCAGGTCGGCCAGCGCGGCATCGGCTCTGCCCGGCCCGGCGACGTGGCGGATGCGCAGGCCTGGGGCGTGACCTTCGTTCCGGCGCGCGAAGTGGCGCGGGAGGGGCTGGCGAGGGCACTGGCGGCAATCCCCGAGGGGGGCGAGATCATCGTCTGTCTCGATTGCGACGCGCTGGACCCGGGCATCATGCCCGGGGTGATCGGGCGCACGGCGGGGGGGCTTGGGTATTGGGATGTGGTGGAGCTGATCGCCGGCGCGGCGGCCAGGGGCCGCATCGTCGCCTTCGACATGGTGGAGTTCATGCCCGAGCGGGATATCGACGGGCAGGGCGCGCTGGTGGCCGCGCAACTTCTGGCGGCAGTCCTTGGGATTGTTGCGCGTCAGGGCCAAGCCTAG
- a CDS encoding acyl carrier protein, with protein MSDIADRVKKIVVEHLGVEEDKVTENASFIDDLGADSLDTVELVMAFEEEFGIEIPDDAAETIQTFGDAVKFITEAS; from the coding sequence ATGAGCGACATCGCTGATCGCGTGAAGAAGATCGTCGTCGAGCATCTCGGCGTCGAAGAGGACAAGGTGACCGAGAACGCCTCGTTCATCGACGATCTGGGCGCGGACAGCCTCGACACGGTCGAGCTGGTGATGGCCTTCGAAGAAGAGTTCGGGATCGAGATCCCGGATGACGCGGCCGAAACCATCCAGACCTTCGGCGACGCGGTCAAGTTCATCACCGAAGCCTCCTGA
- a CDS encoding DUF2163 domain-containing protein, with protein sequence MSAEGLFAHLAGGASTVCRCWAVMRGDGVVLGFTDHDRDLSFEGIVFRADSGITARALAQSTGLAVDNSEAYGALRSDAISEADILAGRFDGADVRAWLVNWADPEARLLQFRGSLGELTRAGGAFTAELRGLSEPLNHAQGRIFLSGCSAVLGDARCRFDLAQPGYRVEVAASEPDGGAVFRLPALPEFEDRWFEKGRLSVLSGAAAGLWGSIKNDRLEAGGRSVELWQELRAPVAEGDLLRLEAGCDKRGETCRLKFQNFMNFRGFPHIPGEDWLTITPMKAARGKS encoded by the coding sequence ATGAGCGCGGAAGGGTTGTTCGCGCATCTGGCCGGCGGGGCGAGCACGGTGTGCCGTTGCTGGGCGGTGATGCGCGGCGATGGGGTGGTGCTGGGCTTTACCGACCACGACCGCGACCTGAGCTTCGAGGGCATCGTGTTTCGTGCCGACAGCGGCATCACCGCGCGGGCGCTGGCGCAGAGCACGGGGCTGGCGGTAGACAACAGCGAGGCTTATGGCGCGCTGCGCAGCGATGCCATTTCCGAGGCCGATATCCTGGCCGGACGCTTTGACGGGGCCGATGTGCGGGCCTGGCTGGTCAACTGGGCCGATCCCGAGGCGCGGCTTTTGCAGTTTCGCGGCTCGCTGGGAGAGTTGACGCGGGCGGGCGGGGCGTTCACCGCGGAATTGCGCGGGCTGTCCGAGCCGCTGAACCACGCGCAGGGCCGGATCTTCCTGTCCGGGTGCAGTGCGGTGCTGGGCGATGCGCGCTGCCGGTTCGACCTGGCGCAGCCGGGCTACCGGGTGGAGGTGGCGGCGAGCGAGCCGGACGGCGGTGCTGTCTTCCGGCTGCCGGCCTTGCCCGAATTCGAGGATCGCTGGTTCGAGAAGGGCCGGCTGTCGGTGCTGAGCGGTGCCGCCGCGGGGCTGTGGGGCAGTATCAAGAACGACCGGCTGGAGGCGGGGGGGCGCAGCGTCGAGCTGTGGCAGGAACTGCGGGCGCCGGTGGCGGAGGGCGATCTGCTGCGGCTGGAGGCGGGCTGCGACAAGCGGGGTGAGACTTGTCGCCTAAAGTTTCAGAACTTCATGAACTTTCGTGGTTTTCCGCATATCCCGGGCGAGGATTGGCTGACGATCACCCCGATGAAGGCGGCGAGGGGCAAGTCATGA
- the fabF gene encoding beta-ketoacyl-ACP synthase II — MRRVVITGLGMVTPLACGVEATWSRLLAGQSGAGPITRFDATNVLTKYACEVPFGDGSDGTFNPDDWMEPKDRRKVDDFILYGMAAAQMAVEDAGWMPQDDEGRERTGVMIGSGIGGLNSIAETALMIRDKGPRRVSPFFIPGALINLVSGQVSIRYGFKGPNHAVVTACSTGAHAIGDASRLIQWGDADVMIAGGTESPISEIGVAGFNACKALSTKRADEPTKASRPYDADRDGFVIGEGAGVVVLEEYEHAKARGARIYAEVLGYGMSGDAYHITAPAEDGDGAFRSMSAALKRAGITPGDVDYINAHGTSTMADTIELAAVERLLGNSAAGTTMSSTKSSIGHLLGAAGAVEAIFCVLALRDQIAPPTINLDNPAVEPKLDLAPNKAVARKIDVALSNSFGFGGTNASLVLGKVAG; from the coding sequence ATGCGTCGAGTGGTTATCACTGGGCTGGGTATGGTCACGCCGCTGGCTTGCGGAGTGGAGGCGACCTGGTCGCGGCTTCTGGCGGGGCAATCGGGCGCAGGCCCGATCACCCGGTTCGATGCAACGAACGTGCTGACGAAATATGCCTGCGAGGTGCCGTTCGGCGATGGCAGCGACGGCACCTTCAACCCCGATGACTGGATGGAGCCGAAGGACCGCCGCAAGGTGGACGATTTCATCCTCTACGGGATGGCCGCCGCGCAGATGGCGGTCGAGGATGCGGGCTGGATGCCGCAGGATGACGAGGGCCGCGAGCGCACCGGCGTGATGATCGGCTCGGGCATCGGCGGGCTGAACTCCATTGCCGAAACCGCGCTGATGATCCGCGACAAGGGCCCGCGGCGGGTGTCGCCCTTCTTCATTCCGGGTGCACTCATCAACCTCGTCTCGGGGCAGGTCAGCATCCGCTATGGCTTCAAGGGGCCGAACCATGCGGTCGTGACCGCCTGTTCCACCGGCGCCCATGCCATTGGCGATGCCAGCCGGCTGATCCAGTGGGGCGATGCCGATGTGATGATCGCGGGCGGCACCGAAAGCCCGATCAGCGAAATCGGCGTGGCCGGGTTCAATGCCTGCAAGGCGCTGTCGACCAAGCGCGCCGACGAGCCGACCAAGGCCAGCCGCCCCTATGACGCGGACCGCGACGGGTTCGTGATCGGCGAGGGCGCGGGCGTGGTGGTGCTGGAGGAATACGAGCACGCCAAGGCGCGCGGCGCTAGGATCTATGCCGAGGTGCTGGGCTACGGGATGTCGGGCGATGCCTATCACATCACCGCGCCGGCCGAGGATGGCGACGGCGCGTTCCGCAGCATGTCGGCCGCGCTGAAGCGGGCGGGGATCACGCCCGGGGATGTGGATTACATCAACGCGCATGGCACCTCGACGATGGCCGACACGATCGAGCTGGCTGCGGTGGAGCGGCTCCTGGGCAACTCGGCAGCGGGGACCACGATGTCCTCGACCAAGTCGAGCATCGGGCACCTGCTGGGGGCTGCGGGCGCGGTGGAGGCGATCTTCTGCGTGCTGGCGCTGCGCGACCAGATCGCGCCGCCGACCATCAACCTTGATAACCCCGCGGTGGAGCCCAAGCTGGACCTCGCGCCCAACAAGGCGGTTGCGCGCAAGATCGACGTGGCGCTGTCCAACAGCTTCGGCTTTGGCGGCACCAATGCCAGCCTTGTGCTGGGCAAGGTGGCGGGCTGA
- the fabG gene encoding 3-oxoacyl-ACP reductase FabG: MFDLTGKSALVTGASGGIGADIARALHKAGASVALSGTRTAPLEDLAAELGERAHVLACNLSDPEAVEALPKQAAAAMGAVDILVNNAGITRDNLFMRMSDDEWASVLDVNLTSSFRLCRGVLRGMMKARWGRIVNITSIVGTTGNPGQGNYAAAKAGLIGMSKSLAYEVASRGITVNCVAPGFIATAMTDKLNDEQKARILTQIPAGRMGAPAEIAAAVLYLASAEAGYVTGATLHVNGGMAMI, from the coding sequence ATGTTCGATCTGACGGGAAAATCGGCGCTGGTCACCGGCGCTTCGGGCGGCATCGGCGCCGATATCGCGCGCGCGCTGCACAAGGCGGGCGCGTCGGTCGCCTTGTCCGGCACCCGCACCGCGCCGCTGGAGGACCTGGCGGCGGAACTGGGCGAGCGGGCTCATGTGCTGGCCTGCAACCTGTCCGACCCGGAGGCCGTCGAGGCTCTGCCCAAGCAGGCCGCGGCGGCAATGGGCGCGGTCGATATCCTGGTGAACAATGCCGGTATAACCCGCGACAACCTGTTCATGCGGATGTCCGATGACGAATGGGCCTCGGTGCTGGACGTGAACCTCACCTCCAGCTTCCGGCTCTGCCGCGGCGTGCTGCGCGGCATGATGAAGGCCCGCTGGGGCCGCATCGTCAACATCACCTCGATCGTCGGCACCACCGGCAACCCCGGGCAGGGCAATTACGCCGCTGCCAAGGCCGGGCTCATCGGCATGTCCAAGAGCCTCGCCTACGAGGTGGCCAGCCGCGGCATCACGGTGAACTGCGTGGCGCCGGGCTTCATCGCCACCGCGATGACCGACAAGCTCAATGACGAGCAGAAGGCCAGGATCCTCACCCAGATCCCCGCGGGGCGCATGGGCGCCCCGGCCGAGATCGCCGCCGCCGTGCTCTATCTCGCCAGCGCCGAGGCCGGATATGTCACCGGCGCGACCTTGCATGTGAATGGCGGAATGGCGATGATCTGA